A single region of the Salvia splendens isolate huo1 chromosome 18, SspV2, whole genome shotgun sequence genome encodes:
- the LOC121777625 gene encoding non-specific lipid-transfer protein 2-like, with protein MAGVMNLMCSVLIVAALIAAIAPQSEAVIGCGQVVSYLNPCLPYVTNRGPLGGCCGGVKGLYSAAKTTPDRKSVCNCLKSLAGSYGGVNLGKAASLPGQCGVRIPYKISPSTDCSKVQ; from the exons ATGGCCGGAGTGATGAATTTGATGTGCTCGGTCCTCATCGTGGCGGCATTGATCGCGGCCATTGCTCCCCAGAGCGAGGCCGTGATCGGGTGCGGCCAGGTGGTTTCATACCTCAACCCATGCCTCCCCTATGTGACGAATAGGGGCCCGCTTGGGGGGTGCTGCGGCGGCGTAAAGGGTCTTTACAGCGCTGCCAAGACGACGCCAGACAGGAAGAGCGTCTGCAACTGCCTGAAATCCCTGGCCGGGTCATACGGCGGCGTCAACCTTGGCAAGGCCGCCAGCCTCCCCGGCCAGTGCGGTGTCAGAATTCCGTACAAGATCAGCCCTTCCACTGACTGCTCCAA GGTGCAGTGA
- the LOC121776034 gene encoding non-specific lipid-transfer protein 3-like, with the protein MKLLCILIAVALIAAVAAPLSDAAISCTAVLHYVTPCKPYVTGGGPIGPCCSGARSLNAAARTTSDRQKVCNCLKSETGRGYTQANLKKAEEIPSRCGINIPYKISRSTDCAKVR; encoded by the coding sequence ATGAAGTTGTTGTGCATCCTCATCGCGGTTGCATTGATCGCGGCAGTTGCTGCTCCCCTGAGTGATGCCGCGATCAGTTGCACTGCGGTGTTACATTACGTCACACCATGCAAACCCTACGTGACCGGAGGGGGTCCGATAGGGCCGTGTTGCAGCGGCGCAAGGAGTCTTAACGCCGCTGCCAGGACGACGTCGGACAGGCAGAAAGTGTGCAACTGCCTGAAATCCGAAACCGGCAGGGGATACACCCAAGCCAACCTTAAAAAGGCCGAAGAAATCCCCAGCCGATGTGGTATCAACATTCCTTACAAGATCAGCCGTTCCACTGACTGCGCCAA